A genomic window from Methanoculleus caldifontis includes:
- the pyrB gene encoding aspartate carbamoyltransferase encodes MYHIISIRDLERKDLDYLLDRAREFETGNCRSCRLEDKLAALLFFEPSTRTRMSFATAMARLGGRSISVDSVEASSIVKGETLADTIRVVSGYADAIVLRHPKEGAARLASEFATVPVINAGDGAGQHPSQTLLDLYTIRQSMPVDGIDVGLLGDLRYGRTAHSLALALSLYGVTLHTIAPGGLEMPANITLELRERGMEVIEHENVEEVIRDLDVLYVTRIQRERFPDSASFYNVASSYRITPDLLSGVRDNLMILHPLPRAGEIDPAVDNTPYARYFEQAKNGVPVRMALLHEVMK; translated from the coding sequence ATGTACCACATTATATCGATCCGCGATCTTGAACGAAAGGACCTCGATTACCTGCTCGACCGGGCACGGGAGTTCGAGACGGGGAACTGCCGCTCCTGCAGGCTTGAGGACAAACTGGCGGCCCTCCTCTTCTTCGAACCCAGCACCCGCACACGGATGTCGTTTGCGACGGCCATGGCCCGGCTCGGCGGGCGGTCGATCAGCGTGGACTCCGTGGAGGCAAGCTCCATCGTCAAGGGAGAGACGCTGGCCGACACCATCCGGGTGGTGAGCGGTTACGCGGACGCCATCGTCCTCCGCCACCCGAAAGAAGGCGCAGCCAGGCTCGCAAGCGAGTTCGCCACGGTCCCGGTCATCAACGCAGGAGACGGCGCGGGGCAGCACCCGAGCCAGACGCTGCTTGACCTCTACACCATCCGGCAGTCGATGCCGGTCGACGGGATCGACGTCGGGCTGCTCGGCGATCTCCGCTACGGGAGGACGGCGCACTCGCTCGCGCTCGCCCTCTCGCTCTACGGCGTGACGCTCCACACGATCGCGCCCGGAGGGCTCGAGATGCCGGCAAACATCACCCTCGAACTTCGGGAGCGCGGGATGGAGGTGATCGAGCACGAGAACGTCGAGGAGGTGATCCGGGACCTCGACGTCCTCTACGTCACCAGGATCCAGCGTGAGCGGTTCCCGGACTCGGCGTCGTTCTATAACGTCGCGTCCAGCTACCGGATCACGCCCGACCTCCTCTCCGGTGTCCGCGACAACCTGATGATCCTCCACCCGCTCCCGCGCGCGGGGGAGATCGATCCCGCGGTGGACAACACGCCGTATGCACGGTACTTCGAGCAGGCAAAGAACGGGGTGCCGGTCAGGATGGCGCTCCTCCATGAGGTGATGAAGTGA
- a CDS encoding nascent polypeptide-associated complex protein gives MFPGKVNPKKMKQMMKQMGMEMEEIEGVEKVVIYTPAGNYVFDDAQVVATTMQGVTTYQLTGEARFEEAAPEIPDEDVALVASQTGVAEEAARKALGETRGDIAEAILKLSQQ, from the coding sequence ATGTTTCCAGGCAAAGTAAACCCGAAAAAGATGAAGCAGATGATGAAGCAGATGGGCATGGAGATGGAGGAGATCGAGGGCGTCGAGAAAGTGGTGATCTATACGCCCGCGGGGAACTACGTCTTTGACGATGCCCAGGTCGTCGCGACGACCATGCAGGGGGTCACCACCTACCAGCTCACCGGGGAGGCCCGGTTCGAGGAGGCCGCCCCGGAGATCCCCGACGAGGACGTCGCCCTCGTCGCATCCCAGACCGGGGTTGCCGAAGAGGCCGCGAGGAAAGCGCTCGGCGAGACCCGCGGCGACATCGCCGAAGCGATCCTGAAACTCTCGCAGCAATGA
- a CDS encoding NAD(P)H-hydrate dehydratase: MATNEMREFLETGVIDAGRMRAIEENAVALGYPALLMMESAGRAVADAVLARNPSRVLVLCGRGNNGGDGMVAARYLQHLDSVDVVYPDCGSMTPPATVQASLLSHSSVGVHPVRCAADIESLGRLFEEADVVVDAMLGTGASGAVREPLASLVSRANASAASVVAVDIPTPGIRADRIVSFHRPRVAGADVADIGIPLEAEIYTGPGDLTLVPARAEGAHKGVGGEVLVVGGGPYQGAPYIAAMGALRAGADIVRVASPAYIPMPDLIYERLEGKAITGEHLEAILPLVDRADAVVCGMGLGKESHDVVLAVAEAAKRAVFDADALVRPLPVAKETIYTPHAGEFSRIAGTKPPADLLSRGRCVKAAATAGTILLKGPVDVVSDGTRVRFNRTGSPAMTVGGTGDLLAGVAGALFCHLPAFEAACVAAYVCGRAGMRAAEGRGSGMIATDMLAYIPGELFGRAPRE; this comes from the coding sequence ATGGCAACAAACGAAATGCGTGAGTTCTTGGAGACCGGCGTGATCGATGCCGGCAGGATGCGGGCGATCGAGGAGAACGCCGTCGCGCTCGGCTACCCGGCGCTCCTGATGATGGAGAGCGCCGGGCGGGCCGTCGCGGATGCTGTTCTCGCCCGCAACCCCTCCCGCGTCCTCGTCCTCTGCGGGAGGGGGAACAACGGCGGCGACGGGATGGTGGCGGCCCGGTACCTCCAGCACCTCGATTCCGTCGACGTGGTCTATCCGGACTGCGGGTCGATGACCCCCCCGGCCACGGTCCAGGCCTCGCTTCTCTCGCACTCCTCCGTCGGCGTCCACCCGGTCAGGTGCGCCGCCGATATCGAGTCACTCGGCCGGCTCTTTGAGGAGGCGGATGTCGTCGTCGACGCGATGCTCGGCACCGGGGCGTCGGGGGCGGTGCGGGAGCCGCTCGCGAGCCTTGTTTCCCGGGCGAACGCGAGCGCCGCATCGGTCGTCGCCGTCGATATCCCCACCCCCGGCATCCGGGCGGACCGGATCGTATCGTTCCACCGGCCCAGGGTTGCGGGGGCGGACGTCGCGGATATCGGGATCCCCCTCGAGGCCGAGATCTATACCGGGCCGGGGGATCTCACGCTCGTCCCGGCGCGGGCAGAGGGGGCCCACAAGGGCGTCGGCGGCGAGGTCCTCGTTGTCGGGGGCGGGCCTTACCAGGGGGCGCCCTACATCGCGGCGATGGGAGCGCTCCGCGCCGGGGCCGATATCGTCCGGGTCGCCTCCCCGGCATACATTCCCATGCCCGACCTGATCTACGAGCGCCTGGAGGGGAAGGCGATCACGGGTGAGCACCTCGAGGCGATCCTCCCCCTCGTCGACCGGGCCGACGCGGTCGTCTGCGGGATGGGGCTTGGCAAAGAGAGCCACGACGTCGTCCTCGCCGTCGCGGAGGCGGCAAAGCGGGCGGTCTTTGACGCCGACGCACTCGTCCGTCCCCTCCCTGTGGCGAAGGAGACGATCTATACCCCCCACGCGGGCGAGTTTTCCCGGATCGCCGGGACAAAACCCCCGGCCGACCTCCTCTCGCGCGGCCGGTGCGTGAAGGCCGCCGCAACCGCCGGGACCATCCTCCTCAAAGGCCCGGTCGACGTCGTCTCCGACGGGACGCGGGTCCGGTTCAACCGGACCGGAAGCCCCGCGATGACCGTCGGGGGGACGGGCGACCTGCTTGCCGGTGTCGCGGGGGCGCTCTTCTGCCACCTCCCGGCGTTTGAGGCCGCCTGCGTCGCCGCGTACGTCTGCGGCAGGGCCGGGATGCGGGCGGCAGAGGGGCGGGGGTCCGGCATGATCGCGACCGATATGCTGGCCTACATCCCCGGCGAGCTCTTCGGCCGGGCACCCCGTGAGTGA
- a CDS encoding gamma carbonic anhydrase family protein, which yields MESGSFVGDRVFIAENATVIGDVTLADDVSVWFGAVVRADRDRITVGAGSNVQDNAVVHTTPGFPVTIGTDVSVGHGAILHGCTIRDRVLVGMGAIVLNGAVVGEGSILGAGAVVTEGKEIPANSLVLGVPGKVVRETTPEQREGTVHNAREYVKLAGRYRHG from the coding sequence ATGGAGAGCGGATCGTTTGTGGGGGACCGCGTCTTTATCGCGGAGAACGCAACAGTCATCGGAGACGTGACGCTCGCCGACGACGTGAGCGTATGGTTCGGGGCCGTCGTCCGGGCCGACAGGGACAGGATCACGGTGGGGGCAGGCTCGAATGTTCAGGACAACGCCGTCGTCCATACCACGCCGGGGTTCCCGGTCACGATCGGGACGGACGTCTCGGTCGGCCACGGCGCCATCCTGCACGGCTGCACCATCCGTGACCGCGTGCTCGTCGGGATGGGCGCCATCGTCCTGAACGGCGCGGTCGTCGGCGAAGGATCGATCCTCGGCGCCGGCGCCGTGGTGACGGAAGGAAAGGAGATCCCTGCAAACTCGCTCGTCCTCGGCGTCCCCGGCAAGGTGGTCAGGGAGACGACGCCAGAGCAGCGGGAGGGAACCGTCCACAACGCACGTGAATACGTCAAACTCGCAGGGAGGT
- a CDS encoding RNase P subunit p30 family protein, whose protein sequence is MKITDACVYPYPAGDSTPARMAFEARDLGFDSIIAVGAGVRPSPGAEVLRGAVIGAASIKDVLKQVRDPAVRRADVVSVNARDIAFNRAVVSLKEIRVVRGIHATQRNAFDHVAARSAAEHGVAVDISLAPLIQLRGTRRQRALQRYADILTLQRRYGFPLTISSDARSILEQRPVRDVQGLCGLFGMTGTEVSEALASVGRLVTPDSPVKVVR, encoded by the coding sequence ATGAAGATCACAGACGCCTGTGTGTATCCATATCCTGCCGGCGACTCTACACCGGCACGGATGGCGTTCGAGGCTCGCGATCTCGGGTTCGACAGCATCATCGCCGTCGGAGCGGGCGTCCGTCCCTCGCCCGGGGCCGAGGTTCTCCGGGGCGCCGTGATCGGTGCCGCGTCCATAAAGGACGTCCTCAAGCAGGTGCGCGACCCCGCCGTCCGGCGTGCCGACGTGGTATCCGTCAATGCACGGGACATCGCCTTCAACCGGGCCGTCGTCTCCTTAAAGGAGATCCGGGTCGTCCGGGGCATCCACGCCACCCAGAGAAACGCCTTCGACCACGTCGCCGCACGCTCGGCAGCAGAGCACGGCGTGGCGGTCGACATCTCGCTCGCCCCTCTCATCCAGCTCCGCGGGACGAGGCGCCAGAGGGCCCTCCAGCGCTACGCGGACATCCTGACGCTTCAGCGGCGCTACGGCTTTCCACTGACGATCTCGTCGGACGCACGCTCGATCCTCGAGCAGCGGCCGGTCCGCGACGTCCAGGGCCTCTGCGGCCTCTTCGGGATGACCGGGACGGAAGTGAGCGAGGCCCTCGCGTCCGTGGGGAGGCTTGTTACGCCCGATAGCCCGGTGAAGGTGGTCCGATGA
- a CDS encoding ribosome assembly factor SBDS: MIPLDQAVVARLESHGERFEVLVDPDLAQRIRQGEEIDLEDVVAAIHIFSNAAHAERAADEDLLKVFKTTEFEPVAMRIIQKGEIHLTSEQRRHLTAEKRNRVITFISRNAVNPQTGFPHPPQRIELAMEEARVNIDPFKSVEEQVKEVVKALRPILPIRFEEIRIAVKMPPDHAARAYGELQGAVTLEQSEWQKDGSWIAVVRIPAGIQEEFYDLVNKLSKGNAETRILERKL; encoded by the coding sequence ATGATACCCCTCGATCAGGCAGTAGTAGCGCGGCTTGAGAGCCACGGCGAGCGGTTCGAAGTCCTTGTCGACCCGGACCTGGCTCAACGCATCCGGCAGGGGGAGGAGATCGATCTCGAGGATGTCGTTGCAGCCATCCATATCTTCTCGAACGCCGCCCATGCCGAGCGGGCCGCCGACGAGGACCTCCTGAAGGTCTTCAAGACGACCGAGTTCGAACCGGTCGCCATGCGGATCATCCAGAAGGGCGAGATCCATCTCACCTCCGAGCAGCGCCGCCACCTCACCGCGGAGAAGCGGAACCGTGTCATCACGTTCATCTCGCGGAACGCCGTCAACCCGCAGACCGGCTTCCCCCACCCGCCGCAGCGGATCGAGCTTGCGATGGAGGAGGCGAGGGTGAACATCGACCCCTTCAAGTCCGTCGAGGAGCAGGTCAAAGAGGTCGTCAAGGCGCTCCGCCCCATCCTCCCCATACGTTTCGAGGAGATCCGGATCGCCGTGAAGATGCCGCCCGACCATGCCGCGCGGGCCTACGGGGAACTCCAGGGCGCCGTGACGCTCGAGCAGAGCGAGTGGCAGAAGGACGGATCCTGGATAGCCGTCGTCAGGATTCCCGCGGGTATCCAGGAGGAATTCTACGACCTGGTGAACAAACTCTCTAAAGGAAACGCAGAGACGCGGATCCTCGAACGCAAGTTGTGA
- the moaC gene encoding cyclic pyranopterin monophosphate synthase MoaC, protein MSESGEHGKTPVFTHIENDRAQMVDISGKTEVTREAVASGRIYLRDETLRAIREGTTVKGNVLATARVAATLAVKDTPRLIPMCHPIPLAGITIDFEEGDGYIEAIARVKSYGRTGVEMEALTGVSVALLTVWDMVKSAEKDENGQYPVTRMDAIHVVEKRKGV, encoded by the coding sequence ATGAGCGAGTCCGGCGAACACGGCAAGACCCCGGTCTTCACCCACATCGAGAACGACCGTGCACAGATGGTGGATATCTCGGGAAAGACCGAGGTCACCCGCGAAGCGGTCGCGAGCGGGCGGATCTACCTCCGGGACGAGACCCTCCGGGCCATCCGGGAAGGAACCACGGTCAAGGGCAACGTCCTCGCAACCGCGCGGGTTGCCGCCACCCTTGCGGTGAAGGATACTCCGCGCCTCATCCCCATGTGCCACCCCATACCGCTTGCGGGCATCACCATCGACTTTGAGGAAGGCGACGGCTACATCGAGGCGATCGCCCGCGTCAAGTCCTACGGAAGGACGGGCGTCGAGATGGAGGCGCTCACCGGCGTCTCGGTCGCTCTCCTCACCGTCTGGGATATGGTCAAGTCGGCCGAGAAGGACGAGAACGGGCAGTATCCGGTCACCCGGATGGATGCCATCCACGTCGTCGAGAAGCGCAAGGGTGTTTAG
- the psmA gene encoding archaeal proteasome endopeptidase complex subunit alpha — MQPQYQMGYDRAITVFSPDGRLYQVEYAREAVKRGTTAVGIKCSEGVVLIVDKRVTSRLLEPVSIEKIFKIDSHIGVASSGLVGDARSLVDRARVESQINRVSYSEPINVEILAKKLCDHMQTYTQFGGARPYGTALLIAGISDGEARLFETDPSGTLLEYKATGIGTGRPAVMKVFEEEYREEADLAGAVRLGIKALHAATEGKLDVSAIEIGIVSTATREFRKLEKDEVKTYVDQSEE, encoded by the coding sequence ATGCAACCACAATATCAGATGGGATATGACCGGGCGATCACGGTGTTCAGCCCGGACGGAAGGCTCTATCAGGTTGAGTACGCCAGAGAAGCGGTGAAACGGGGCACGACGGCCGTAGGGATCAAGTGCAGCGAAGGCGTCGTGCTGATCGTCGACAAAAGGGTGACCTCCCGTCTCCTCGAGCCGGTCTCCATCGAGAAGATCTTCAAGATCGATTCGCACATCGGCGTAGCGTCCTCCGGGCTCGTCGGCGATGCGCGGTCCCTCGTGGACAGGGCGCGGGTCGAGTCCCAGATCAACCGGGTCTCCTACAGCGAGCCGATCAACGTCGAGATCCTCGCAAAGAAACTCTGCGACCACATGCAGACCTACACCCAGTTCGGCGGTGCACGTCCCTACGGGACCGCTCTCCTGATCGCCGGGATCAGCGACGGGGAAGCCCGTCTCTTCGAGACCGACCCGAGCGGCACGCTGCTCGAGTACAAGGCGACCGGGATCGGCACGGGCCGGCCCGCGGTCATGAAGGTCTTCGAGGAGGAGTACCGGGAGGAGGCAGACCTTGCCGGCGCCGTCAGGCTCGGCATCAAGGCCCTGCACGCCGCGACCGAGGGGAAGCTCGACGTGAGCGCCATCGAGATCGGCATCGTCTCCACCGCGACCCGCGAGTTCCGGAAGCTGGAGAAGGATGAGGTAAAGACCTACGTCGACCAGTCCGAAGAGTGA
- the pyrI gene encoding aspartate carbamoyltransferase regulatory subunit, translating to MTKKDPSGGLIISPIKNGTVIDHITAGEALNVLRILGITGSTRECLSIATNVRSKRMGRKDVVKIENRELRTEEVDRIALIAPQAKINIIRDFRVVEKKGVEIPEIIRGVVRCPNPGCITNTNEPVASAFEVLPKGLHCLYCDWLLKDDIAEHII from the coding sequence GTGACCAAGAAAGACCCGTCAGGCGGGCTGATCATCAGCCCTATCAAGAACGGCACCGTCATCGATCATATCACCGCCGGCGAGGCCTTAAACGTCCTGCGGATCCTCGGCATCACCGGGTCGACGCGGGAGTGCCTGAGCATCGCGACGAACGTCAGGAGCAAGCGGATGGGGCGCAAAGATGTCGTCAAGATCGAGAACAGGGAACTCCGGACCGAGGAGGTCGACCGTATCGCCCTGATCGCGCCGCAGGCAAAGATCAACATCATCCGCGACTTCCGGGTCGTGGAGAAGAAAGGCGTCGAGATCCCCGAGATCATCAGGGGCGTGGTGCGGTGCCCGAACCCGGGCTGCATCACGAACACGAACGAGCCCGTCGCGAGCGCGTTCGAGGTGCTGCCGAAGGGGCTGCACTGCCTCTACTGCGACTGGCTGCTCAAGGACGATATCGCCGAACACATCATCTGA
- a CDS encoding methyltransferase domain-containing protein — MIEDGERLLLVGEDREYFVTAGEGQFSTDRGMIDRGALAGMNSGDEIRTHLDVPFTVLRPRPTDFFVHAKRSGAPMLPKDIGIVIAYTGMNREDTVLDAGTGSGVAAIYFGKIAREVKTYEVRPEFARIAEKNVREARLENVEVVAADMLEATGEFDVVHLDLTLTPAHVEHAFSLLRPGGYLACYTPFLEHTFTALDAAAPLFRDVHCYECMERELTRSARGTRPSTRVAHSGYVTIARK, encoded by the coding sequence ATGATCGAAGACGGCGAACGCCTCCTGCTCGTCGGCGAGGACCGCGAGTACTTCGTGACGGCTGGCGAAGGGCAGTTCTCCACCGACCGGGGGATGATCGACCGCGGAGCGCTCGCGGGGATGAACTCCGGCGACGAGATCCGGACCCACCTCGACGTCCCGTTCACGGTCCTGCGCCCCCGGCCGACCGACTTCTTTGTCCACGCGAAAAGGAGCGGGGCGCCCATGCTCCCGAAGGATATCGGGATCGTCATCGCTTACACGGGGATGAACCGCGAGGACACGGTCCTCGACGCCGGGACCGGGAGCGGTGTCGCCGCGATCTACTTCGGGAAGATCGCCCGCGAGGTGAAGACCTACGAGGTGCGCCCGGAGTTTGCCCGGATTGCGGAGAAGAACGTCAGGGAAGCGCGGCTCGAGAACGTCGAGGTGGTCGCGGCCGATATGCTCGAGGCGACGGGCGAGTTCGACGTCGTCCACCTGGACCTGACGTTGACACCGGCGCACGTGGAGCACGCCTTCTCGCTCCTCCGTCCAGGGGGCTACCTCGCCTGTTACACGCCGTTCCTCGAGCACACCTTCACGGCGCTCGACGCCGCAGCGCCGCTCTTCCGCGACGTCCACTGCTACGAGTGCATGGAACGGGAACTGACGCGCTCCGCCCGCGGGACCCGCCCGTCGACCAGGGTCGCCCACAGCGGCTACGTCACGATCGCACGAAAATAG
- a CDS encoding 50S ribosomal protein L15e, with product MAKSMYAYVREAWKRPDRSAVKGLLWERLQVWRREGTVVRVEHPTRIDRARSLGYKAKQGIAVARVKIRRGGRRKSRYVRGRRSARMGMRRTTPGKSLQRMAEERASRKFPNMEALNSYWVGEDGRSKWYEVILVDGHHPSIRSDPHLAWLANPVHRGRAERGKTSAGMKGRGMRTRGRGTEKTRPSIRSNANRGK from the coding sequence ATGGCAAAGTCAATGTATGCCTACGTTCGTGAGGCATGGAAGCGGCCGGACAGGTCCGCAGTGAAGGGCCTGCTCTGGGAGCGTCTCCAGGTGTGGCGGCGCGAAGGGACCGTCGTGCGCGTGGAGCACCCGACCCGGATCGACCGGGCCCGCTCGCTCGGCTACAAGGCAAAGCAGGGCATCGCCGTTGCGCGGGTCAAGATCCGCCGCGGTGGCCGGAGGAAGTCCCGGTACGTCCGCGGACGCAGATCCGCACGCATGGGCATGCGCCGGACGACCCCGGGCAAGAGCCTGCAGCGGATGGCCGAAGAGCGTGCATCCCGCAAGTTCCCGAACATGGAGGCCTTGAACTCCTACTGGGTCGGGGAGGACGGACGGTCCAAGTGGTATGAGGTCATCCTCGTCGACGGGCACCACCCCTCGATCCGGAGCGACCCCCACCTCGCGTGGCTCGCCAACCCGGTCCACCGGGGCAGGGCGGAGCGCGGCAAGACCTCCGCCGGCATGAAGGGGCGCGGAATGCGGACGCGCGGGCGCGGAACCGAGAAGACCCGTCCGAGCATCCGTTCCAACGCGAACCGCGGCAAGTAA
- a CDS encoding Rpp14/Pop5 family protein, with translation MKPRPPAMRTKRRYILVRILPYGMVADQKQVYLSVIEAATSLLGDAVVGLAQPAVVSCDGGYAVVRCRRGSEADITTALATVTSVADERAALRTVAVSGTIHALRRRMKPIRPAQDPAETAVGDGCFTAYRYPRQKVDLLEKGIKHQKLLFFTEADLEER, from the coding sequence ATGAAGCCGAGACCCCCCGCGATGCGGACGAAGCGGCGCTATATCCTGGTCCGGATCCTCCCCTACGGGATGGTCGCGGACCAGAAGCAGGTCTACCTCTCGGTCATCGAGGCGGCGACCTCTCTCCTTGGAGATGCTGTCGTCGGCCTTGCGCAGCCGGCAGTGGTCTCCTGCGACGGAGGATATGCCGTCGTCAGGTGCCGGCGCGGGAGCGAGGCGGATATCACCACGGCTCTTGCAACCGTCACCTCGGTCGCCGACGAACGGGCAGCACTCCGGACGGTCGCCGTCTCAGGAACCATCCACGCACTGCGCCGGCGCATGAAACCGATCCGGCCTGCTCAGGATCCGGCGGAGACGGCGGTCGGGGACGGTTGTTTCACGGCGTATCGCTATCCCCGTCAAAAAGTTGATTTGCTTGAAAAGGGTATTAAGCATCAGAAGTTATTGTTTTTCACCGAAGCTGATTTGGAGGAACGATAA
- a CDS encoding phosphopantetheine adenylyltransferase, translated as MRVMVGGTFDPLHAGHRKLLARSFELAGPDGEVVIGLTTDEFAGAKVHPVHTYEERLENIRGFIREHGYTAAWKVEQLVDRYGSALDADFDILVVSEETFPVAVEINVLRREQGRKKVDLHEISCVLAEDGRRISSTRIYRGEIDRQGRLIR; from the coding sequence ATGAGAGTGATGGTCGGGGGGACGTTCGATCCCCTGCATGCCGGGCACAGGAAACTCCTCGCCCGCTCCTTCGAGCTCGCCGGGCCCGACGGAGAGGTGGTCATCGGGCTGACGACCGACGAGTTTGCCGGCGCCAAGGTGCATCCCGTCCACACCTACGAGGAGCGGCTCGAGAACATCAGGGGCTTCATCCGCGAGCACGGCTACACCGCGGCCTGGAAGGTCGAGCAACTCGTCGACCGCTACGGCAGCGCGCTCGATGCGGACTTCGATATCCTCGTCGTCTCCGAGGAGACCTTCCCGGTCGCCGTCGAGATCAACGTCCTCCGTCGGGAACAGGGGCGAAAAAAAGTGGATCTCCACGAGATCTCGTGCGTCCTTGCCGAAGACGGCCGGCGGATCTCGAGCACCCGGATCTACCGGGGCGAGATCGACCGGCAGGGCCGCCTGATCAGATGA
- a CDS encoding PUA domain-containing protein has product MSTEYSNDNPLRRIRTIADFQFGAGAGEALFPDGCTFQLSTTGRIRQVRLGNERVATVRAQDGRLTIGVAGAARLAAHLPPPAYRVTVQEDVAPFVADGKNAMAKHVVAADEGIRAGDEVLVVAADDRLLATGAALLSGREMLAFNYGVAVKVRQGRGS; this is encoded by the coding sequence GTGTCAACCGAATACTCAAACGACAATCCGCTTCGGCGGATCCGGACAATAGCTGACTTCCAGTTCGGCGCCGGGGCGGGGGAGGCCCTCTTCCCCGACGGCTGCACCTTCCAGCTCTCGACGACGGGGCGCATCCGCCAGGTGCGGCTGGGAAACGAGCGGGTCGCCACCGTCAGGGCACAGGACGGCCGCCTGACCATCGGCGTCGCCGGAGCGGCGCGACTGGCAGCCCACCTTCCTCCCCCGGCCTACCGGGTGACGGTCCAGGAGGACGTGGCGCCGTTTGTCGCCGACGGGAAGAATGCGATGGCAAAGCATGTCGTCGCCGCCGACGAGGGCATCCGCGCCGGAGACGAGGTGCTGGTGGTGGCCGCCGACGACCGGCTCCTCGCAACCGGGGCCGCCCTGCTCTCCGGCAGGGAGATGCTGGCATTTAATTATGGTGTAGCGGTAAAAGTACGGCAGGGGAGAGGATCCTGA
- a CDS encoding DHH family phosphoesterase: MGLETDVRRAADLICEADSVTIVSHIDADGISTESILAQALAREGMTVKSVFVRQLEPMAMRHVEKDDSLKLFTDLGAGQQSLIEEHGLSADEVLILDHHVSQPCGTAYPQVNSLDHGITRMSAAGVAYLVAKALDSTNIDLAKLAVVGNVGDMMARENCGLVGPAREIVSDGVEYGNIIVQSRDLNCYGTSTRPIHVCLGYCDDPYIDGISNSTSSALRFLERLGVTLKNSRGGWFVWEELAFEDRRRIISALAQQLIAHGRETDRLLAETYIFPDEPERTALRNASEYATLLNACGRWARPGIGGRICRGDRGDAYRDAEQMLAHHRTIIRDLLQYILDTGVTELSHIQYVHTGDKFPDTIVGIGAGMALSKLNWRKPIMVLSAMVDEPETTKVSMRTNEWALARGVDLQEALVEASAAVGGAGGGHRIAAGAFIPKTTEEEFVDRVNRILKRQSASADPDNS; the protein is encoded by the coding sequence ATGGGCCTCGAAACAGATGTGCGGAGAGCGGCGGATCTGATCTGCGAAGCGGACTCGGTAACGATCGTCTCCCACATCGATGCCGACGGCATCAGCACGGAGTCGATCCTCGCGCAGGCGCTCGCCCGCGAGGGCATGACCGTCAAGTCAGTCTTCGTCCGCCAGCTCGAGCCGATGGCGATGCGGCACGTCGAAAAGGACGACTCCTTAAAACTCTTCACCGACCTCGGCGCCGGCCAGCAGAGCCTCATTGAGGAGCACGGCCTCTCCGCCGACGAGGTCCTGATCCTCGACCACCACGTCAGCCAGCCCTGCGGCACGGCCTACCCCCAGGTGAACTCCCTCGACCACGGGATCACCCGGATGAGCGCCGCCGGCGTCGCCTACCTGGTCGCGAAGGCGCTCGATTCCACAAACATCGACCTCGCCAAACTCGCCGTCGTCGGGAACGTCGGGGACATGATGGCCCGCGAGAACTGCGGGCTGGTCGGCCCGGCCCGCGAGATCGTCTCTGACGGCGTCGAGTACGGCAATATTATCGTCCAGAGCCGGGACTTGAACTGCTACGGGACGTCCACCCGCCCCATCCACGTCTGCCTGGGCTACTGCGACGACCCCTACATCGACGGGATCTCAAACAGCACCAGTTCGGCGCTCCGGTTCCTCGAGCGGCTCGGCGTCACACTGAAGAACTCCCGGGGCGGCTGGTTCGTCTGGGAGGAACTCGCGTTTGAGGACCGGCGCAGGATCATCAGCGCCCTCGCCCAGCAGCTCATCGCGCACGGGCGGGAAACCGACCGGCTGCTCGCAGAGACCTACATCTTCCCCGACGAACCCGAACGGACGGCGCTCCGGAACGCCTCCGAGTACGCCACCCTGCTCAACGCCTGCGGCCGGTGGGCCAGGCCCGGCATCGGCGGGAGGATCTGTCGCGGGGACCGCGGCGACGCCTACCGCGACGCGGAGCAGATGCTCGCGCACCACCGGACGATCATCCGCGACCTGCTCCAGTACATCCTCGATACGGGGGTGACGGAACTCTCGCACATCCAGTACGTCCACACCGGCGATAAGTTCCCCGACACCATCGTCGGGATCGGGGCGGGGATGGCGCTCTCCAAACTGAACTGGAGAAAGCCGATCATGGTGCTCTCCGCGATGGTGGACGAACCGGAGACTACCAAGGTCTCGATGCGGACGAACGAGTGGGCGCTCGCCCGGGGCGTCGACCTGCAGGAGGCGCTCGTCGAGGCGTCGGCGGCGGTCGGCGGCGCGGGCGGCGGGCACCGGATCGCCGCAGGCGCCTTCATACCGAAGACTACAGAAGAGGAGTTTGTTGATCGTGTCAACCGAATACTCAAACGACAATCCGCTTCGGCGGATCCGGACAATAGCTGA